The following proteins come from a genomic window of Neoarius graeffei isolate fNeoGra1 chromosome 26, fNeoGra1.pri, whole genome shotgun sequence:
- the LOC132874071 gene encoding E3 SUMO-protein ligase ZBED1-like, translating into MSALDQLLGKDFEVRMAATSVRDKASEEVKRYREHDPLLLQKKTLQWWKEQQDLPLLSSLAKRYLCIPATSVASERVFSTAGDIVSTKYSLLKHEHVDQLIFLKKKNLPSNKTEDSDDENAQA; encoded by the coding sequence atgtcagCGTTGGACCAGCTGTTGGGAAAAGACTTTGAAGTGAGGATGGCAGCTACATCTGTAAGAGACAAAGCCAGTGAAGAAGTCAAGAGGTACAGAGAGCATGATCCGTTGCTCCtgcaaaaaaaaacactacagtGGTGGAAAGAGCAGCAGGACTTGCCACTGCTGTCATCTCTCGCTAAAAGATACCTCTGCATCCCGGCCACCAGTGTGGCATCTGAACGGGTGTTCAGTACTGCGGGAGACATTGTTTCCACAAAATATAGTCTGCTCAAACATGAGCATGTGGATCAGTTgattttccttaaaaaaaaaaatctgccctcCAACAAAACAGAGGACAGTGATGATGAAAATGCACAGGCATAG